A genomic segment from Polyangium mundeleinium encodes:
- a CDS encoding aegerolysin family protein codes for MAARSVKCIFINDSDQRLRLKQAATLDHGIWSTGADKREQQPPREVSPGGRATWESESNGFMTGTEGRAIYEADSGTTLELWWDNPFIGDNKYSVTVRPEGGHGGVYSGGEGDNATVTYTFKSQKQVAAPGPVAPARNAPPPADAALNVQATCGRPVHVSPPPDSKDVMIVPKKGTFKTSSHEGELMLANYRFAQQWLAADPKHRKVLEIALGAMWSDFEKIMVEAAKIARGKEIILMTGHGGALGHRGFAESTLDTVPELGGVSEHKHTIDAQKIIEIQNVAKLEGDKLVPIPPNAQSMVDSYDPQKFLGLVKIGRAFREYGVARFTGLTCNVGKDRKFGYAMANLLQAEFRAYQNLVASQQVLGLIQIWIVDDESNPSANQPEHNGDKTHPSFREIPTHGQKLFQPNCP; via the coding sequence ATGGCAGCGCGCAGCGTCAAGTGCATCTTCATCAACGACAGCGATCAGCGTCTCCGGCTGAAGCAGGCGGCCACTCTGGATCACGGGATCTGGAGCACCGGCGCTGACAAGCGCGAGCAGCAGCCACCCCGAGAAGTCAGCCCTGGTGGTCGAGCGACATGGGAGTCCGAATCGAACGGCTTCATGACCGGCACCGAGGGGCGGGCCATTTACGAGGCCGACAGCGGCACGACACTCGAGCTCTGGTGGGACAATCCCTTCATCGGAGACAACAAGTACAGCGTCACCGTGCGCCCCGAAGGCGGCCACGGGGGTGTTTATAGCGGCGGGGAAGGCGACAACGCGACCGTCACGTACACGTTCAAGAGCCAGAAGCAGGTCGCGGCTCCTGGGCCGGTAGCCCCTGCGCGGAATGCCCCTCCCCCCGCGGATGCGGCGCTGAACGTGCAGGCGACGTGCGGCAGACCTGTACACGTCTCACCGCCGCCGGACAGTAAGGACGTCATGATCGTACCAAAGAAGGGCACCTTCAAGACATCTTCCCACGAGGGCGAACTGATGCTGGCCAACTACCGCTTCGCCCAGCAATGGCTCGCTGCCGATCCGAAGCATCGCAAAGTCCTCGAAATTGCGCTGGGCGCGATGTGGTCGGACTTCGAAAAGATCATGGTCGAGGCCGCGAAGATTGCCAGGGGCAAGGAGATCATCCTGATGACTGGCCACGGAGGAGCCCTGGGCCACCGGGGCTTCGCCGAATCGACGCTCGATACGGTTCCGGAGCTGGGCGGCGTGAGCGAGCACAAGCACACCATCGACGCTCAAAAGATTATCGAAATCCAGAACGTGGCGAAGCTGGAAGGGGACAAGCTCGTACCCATTCCACCGAACGCGCAATCGATGGTTGATTCCTACGATCCCCAGAAGTTTCTGGGTTTGGTGAAGATCGGCCGAGCGTTCAGGGAGTATGGCGTGGCGCGCTTCACGGGGCTCACGTGCAACGTGGGCAAGGATCGAAAATTCGGCTATGCCATGGCCAACCTGCTTCAAGCCGAATTCCGCGCATATCAGAATCTTGTGGCCTCACAGCAAGTGCTGGGGCTCATCCAAATATGGATCGTCGATGACGAGTCGAACCCAAGCGCCAACCAGCCCGAGCACAACGGTGACAAAACCCACCCCAGCTTCCGTGAGATCCCGACGCACGGCCAGAAGCTCTTTCAGCCCAACTGCCCGTGA
- the tssI gene encoding type VI secretion system tip protein TssI/VgrG: MSISAFRGASPAQGESQFQLSVDLPQARAFEVVSFRGREEMSKPFCFDVLILAPPDADLQDLLLGQPAALTIAVPDRAPRLVRGIVASVEPQSPAAVQGYAAYQVRLVPRLWLLRHRVTSRIFQERTVPEIVSSLLGEANIAASFKLSRAYPRRAYCVQYQESDLAFIRRLLAEEGIFYFFENLGAERETVIFGDSPEAYPAIVEGAPHGLDVTGAFVLSKVSQVLAPRLRVRDRGGMSPTEDDVFHFSLRRTIRPGAVLLRDYDFRRPQLDLKAEAVTEGGDAALRVYRHRGEYDEAEVAPAGARTQLEQHRRSAVVGEGQTACRRLLPGHRFRLAADSAPKLAGEYVVTRVEHEGHAPAFAKPGSDAYTARFTCVPADVSFRPKRLRRALRQVLESATVVGPLNEEIHVDALGRIKVQFHWDLHGQHNEHSSCWIRVVQGWAGASWGLQFIPRVGMEVMVSFLGGDQDCPVIVGCVYNATHPVPFMLPAEKTRSGIRTNSTPGGGGFNELSFEDRHGGELIYLHAQRDLQEEVLHDRITTIGHNETSTITGNQSLMISGNRSDAVAGDQTVAIAKSSFERIGDALRTEVGKSRWLTVHGEDHEFVKRSRTTTIEGLFSIQAGGLGLTIGSGDAPQTADIFSWGDCSVGAGRTIRLTAQDRLVLQCGDSAIELNRNQVTIRSGKLAFEGTESVTVAGKGPSLVLGEEAEIVSKAVRIVSSKASLVLEEDARLDGVQVKLNCKGISEIAENPDGTPLETQRLSLKLTDPDFVPYANKEYMLTAGGVAFEGSTGPEGQLELDIPKHADAAQVVLFVDGRPTGKMLRYNVALRDLPEATSVRGAQTRLKNLGYFWGEIGDELDVDAARALREFQEDHGIEPTGRLDSQTAAKLSEVHGH; encoded by the coding sequence ATGTCCATCTCCGCGTTCCGTGGCGCCTCGCCTGCCCAGGGCGAGAGCCAATTCCAGCTCTCTGTCGACCTGCCTCAGGCACGCGCGTTCGAAGTCGTCTCCTTCCGTGGCCGGGAGGAGATGTCGAAGCCGTTTTGTTTTGACGTACTCATCCTCGCCCCACCGGACGCCGACCTGCAGGATCTGCTCCTTGGTCAGCCCGCTGCTCTGACCATCGCCGTGCCTGACCGCGCACCTCGCCTCGTGCGCGGCATCGTCGCCTCGGTCGAGCCCCAAAGCCCAGCCGCCGTGCAGGGCTATGCCGCCTACCAAGTCCGCCTCGTCCCACGTCTCTGGCTGCTGCGACACCGCGTCACAAGCCGCATCTTTCAAGAGCGTACGGTCCCCGAGATCGTCTCCTCCCTCCTTGGCGAAGCGAACATCGCTGCGAGCTTCAAGCTCAGCCGCGCCTACCCCCGCCGCGCGTACTGCGTGCAGTACCAGGAGTCCGATCTCGCGTTCATCCGGCGCCTCCTCGCCGAGGAGGGCATCTTCTACTTCTTCGAGAACCTTGGGGCCGAGAGGGAGACGGTCATCTTCGGTGACAGCCCCGAAGCCTACCCTGCGATCGTGGAGGGAGCTCCACATGGGCTCGACGTGACTGGCGCCTTCGTTCTCTCGAAGGTCAGCCAGGTTCTGGCTCCCCGTCTTCGCGTCCGCGATCGCGGAGGGATGAGCCCGACGGAGGATGACGTCTTCCACTTCTCGCTGCGGCGCACGATTCGCCCTGGCGCCGTTCTTCTCCGCGACTACGACTTCCGCCGCCCCCAACTCGATCTCAAGGCAGAAGCCGTGACCGAAGGGGGCGATGCTGCTCTTCGCGTCTACAGGCATCGTGGCGAGTACGACGAAGCCGAAGTAGCTCCTGCTGGAGCGCGCACACAGCTTGAACAACATCGCCGCTCTGCCGTGGTTGGAGAAGGACAAACGGCCTGTCGTCGCCTTCTCCCCGGGCACCGGTTTCGCCTCGCGGCCGACTCCGCCCCGAAGCTCGCAGGGGAGTACGTGGTGACGCGCGTGGAGCACGAGGGCCATGCGCCCGCATTTGCGAAGCCAGGAAGCGACGCCTACACAGCACGCTTCACGTGCGTCCCCGCCGACGTCTCCTTCCGGCCCAAGCGCCTACGCCGAGCCCTGCGCCAGGTGCTCGAGTCAGCCACCGTCGTCGGGCCCCTGAACGAGGAGATCCACGTCGACGCGCTCGGGCGCATCAAGGTGCAGTTTCACTGGGATCTCCACGGCCAGCACAACGAGCACTCCTCTTGCTGGATCCGCGTCGTCCAGGGGTGGGCGGGCGCGTCATGGGGCCTGCAGTTCATCCCGCGGGTCGGCATGGAGGTCATGGTTAGCTTCCTCGGCGGCGACCAGGACTGCCCCGTCATCGTCGGCTGCGTGTACAACGCGACCCACCCCGTGCCCTTCATGCTCCCGGCCGAGAAGACACGGAGCGGCATCCGGACGAACAGCACCCCTGGGGGCGGAGGGTTCAACGAGCTATCCTTCGAGGACCGGCACGGTGGTGAGCTGATCTATCTCCACGCACAGCGGGATCTTCAGGAAGAGGTGCTTCACGATCGCATCACCACGATCGGACACAACGAAACGAGCACGATCACAGGCAACCAGAGCCTGATGATCAGTGGCAACCGGTCAGATGCTGTCGCCGGAGACCAGACCGTCGCCATCGCGAAAAGCTCCTTCGAGCGGATCGGGGACGCGCTTCGGACCGAAGTCGGCAAGAGTCGGTGGCTCACCGTTCACGGTGAGGATCACGAGTTCGTCAAGCGGAGCCGTACCACAACCATCGAAGGCCTCTTCAGCATTCAGGCCGGCGGGCTTGGTCTGACCATTGGCAGCGGGGATGCTCCGCAGACCGCCGACATCTTCTCCTGGGGCGACTGTTCGGTCGGTGCAGGCCGCACGATCCGCCTGACGGCACAGGATCGACTCGTCCTCCAGTGCGGCGATAGTGCCATCGAATTGAACCGGAACCAGGTCACGATCCGCTCCGGCAAACTCGCGTTCGAGGGCACCGAGTCGGTGACCGTGGCCGGCAAGGGGCCCTCGCTCGTGCTCGGCGAGGAGGCGGAGATCGTGAGCAAGGCCGTCCGCATCGTCTCCTCGAAGGCGAGCCTCGTGCTCGAGGAAGATGCACGGCTCGACGGGGTGCAGGTCAAGCTCAATTGCAAGGGCATTTCGGAGATCGCGGAGAACCCCGATGGAACGCCGCTCGAGACGCAGCGGCTCTCGCTGAAGCTCACCGATCCCGACTTCGTGCCCTACGCGAACAAGGAATACATGCTCACCGCCGGTGGCGTGGCGTTCGAGGGTTCGACAGGCCCAGAGGGCCAGCTCGAGCTGGACATTCCGAAGCATGCCGACGCTGCACAGGTGGTTCTCTTCGTCGATGGCCGTCCGACGGGGAAAATGCTTCGGTACAACGTCGCGCTGCGCGACCTCCCGGAGGCCACGAGCGTGCGGGGCGCGCAAACCCGCCTCAAGAACCTCGGTTACTTTTGGGGTGAGATCGGGGACGAGCTCGACGTGGATGCCGCGCGCGCGTTGCGCGAGTTCCAGGAGGACCACGGGATCGAACCAACCGGCAGGCTGGACAGCCAGACGGCTGCAAAGCTCTCGGAAGTGCACGGGCACTGA
- a CDS encoding PAAR domain-containing protein, giving the protein MGGKPAAKQGDKIIGIDTHVVVVPSPGGPLLTPVPMPFEGALSASLSADVFMENKPAAMQGSTAQNAPAHVPAGGTFQKPPSNQARVQLGSRAVLINNKPAAHLGDPALTCNDPADAPNGSVIAAGTVLIGD; this is encoded by the coding sequence GTGGGTGGCAAGCCGGCGGCGAAGCAGGGCGACAAGATCATCGGGATCGACACGCACGTCGTGGTGGTCCCATCCCCGGGCGGGCCGCTGCTCACGCCCGTGCCGATGCCCTTTGAGGGGGCTCTCTCCGCGAGCCTGAGCGCGGATGTGTTCATGGAGAACAAACCGGCTGCGATGCAAGGCAGCACGGCCCAGAACGCCCCCGCTCATGTGCCTGCGGGCGGCACCTTCCAGAAGCCACCCTCGAACCAGGCCCGAGTCCAGCTCGGTAGCAGGGCCGTGCTCATCAACAACAAGCCGGCCGCGCACCTCGGAGATCCCGCGCTCACCTGCAACGATCCTGCGGACGCACCGAACGGGAGTGTGATCGCCGCGGGAACCGTGCTGATCGGGGACTAG
- a CDS encoding HNH endonuclease yields the protein MDDNLAIREAAIRHCRLLSLRWGEAVPYEELARGFPFRGQWIKLVGPQGVFKPKELTDGPLTLLSTLASSYEDEHLEGDVVLYDYAPTSREFENDGLKRIAAQGKAVILLRQVKAKPRPEYMVFAPVVLRGFDDVARKVRLDLAAAQLEVAGIPAPVPTPFSKAYAETIVKARLHQAHFRREILTAYAQRCCICELRERPLLDAAHIVPDRLPEGVPEVRNGLAMCPTHHRAYDQNLVLVTEQYRVEVQRDRLYHAESEATARMILDFDGREILLPKQEHLRPDPEFLRRKIVLAA from the coding sequence GTGGATGACAACCTCGCGATCCGGGAGGCCGCGATCCGGCACTGCCGGCTGCTCAGCCTGCGGTGGGGCGAGGCTGTGCCCTACGAGGAGCTCGCGCGAGGATTTCCGTTCCGCGGGCAGTGGATCAAGCTCGTCGGGCCGCAGGGGGTGTTCAAGCCGAAGGAGCTGACCGACGGGCCCCTCACGCTGCTCTCGACCCTCGCCTCGTCATACGAGGACGAGCACCTTGAGGGCGACGTGGTGCTCTACGACTACGCGCCTACGTCGCGCGAGTTCGAGAACGATGGGCTCAAGCGGATCGCGGCTCAGGGCAAGGCCGTCATCCTTCTTCGCCAGGTGAAGGCGAAGCCGCGGCCCGAGTACATGGTCTTCGCGCCCGTGGTGCTCCGGGGGTTCGATGATGTCGCTCGGAAGGTGCGCCTTGATCTCGCGGCTGCGCAGCTTGAGGTCGCGGGCATCCCAGCCCCTGTACCGACGCCGTTTTCCAAGGCGTATGCCGAGACGATCGTGAAGGCACGGCTGCACCAGGCCCACTTCCGTCGCGAGATCCTGACGGCCTACGCCCAGCGCTGCTGCATCTGCGAGCTGCGAGAGCGCCCTCTTCTCGACGCAGCCCACATCGTGCCGGACCGCCTCCCCGAAGGGGTGCCAGAGGTGCGCAACGGGCTCGCCATGTGCCCGACGCATCACCGGGCCTACGATCAGAACCTCGTGCTGGTCACGGAGCAGTACCGCGTCGAGGTGCAGCGCGATCGGCTCTACCACGCAGAGAGCGAGGCGACGGCGCGGATGATCTTGGACTTCGACGGGCGGGAGATCTTGCTGCCGAAGCAGGAGCACCTGCGGCCGGACCCCGAGTTCCTCCGGCGGAAGATCGTGCTCGCGGCGTGA
- a CDS encoding HNH endonuclease has protein sequence MDGFLAVTDPGWYERLSREAGPRDANFWRPSTRRFNLAIGTPFLFKLKAPYHAIAGYGFFAGFSVLPDWLAWETFGEANGVDNLEALRDRLRRIQVGARIEADPVGQIGCCLIAEARFFPQHAWVTPPHDWSPRIQTGATYDLAAGEGLRVWQECLARAPATPDVLTATMDKPRYGKPSLYLPRLGQGIFRVQVLEAYGRACSVTGEHSLPVLEAAHIRPYARGGDHDVKNGLTLRTDIHRLFDRGYVTVDEGNRFVVGRRLKDHFENGRSYYGLHGRELDLPAQPTMRPSREALAWHREQVFMG, from the coding sequence ATGGACGGCTTCCTCGCCGTCACAGACCCGGGCTGGTACGAGCGCCTCTCGCGGGAGGCGGGGCCTCGTGACGCCAACTTCTGGCGGCCCTCCACGCGACGCTTCAACCTGGCGATCGGCACGCCCTTCCTCTTCAAGCTCAAGGCGCCCTACCACGCGATCGCTGGGTACGGCTTCTTCGCCGGCTTCTCGGTCCTGCCCGACTGGCTCGCGTGGGAGACGTTCGGTGAGGCGAACGGCGTCGACAACCTGGAGGCGCTCCGCGACCGTCTGCGCCGCATCCAGGTGGGTGCTCGCATCGAGGCTGATCCCGTCGGCCAGATCGGCTGCTGCCTGATCGCCGAGGCCCGTTTCTTCCCCCAACACGCGTGGGTCACGCCGCCGCACGACTGGTCGCCTCGTATCCAGACCGGCGCGACGTACGACCTCGCCGCGGGTGAGGGGCTACGCGTATGGCAGGAGTGCCTGGCGCGCGCGCCCGCTACACCCGACGTTCTCACCGCGACGATGGACAAGCCCCGCTACGGCAAGCCCAGCCTCTACCTGCCCCGGCTGGGCCAGGGCATCTTCCGCGTTCAGGTCCTCGAAGCGTACGGCCGCGCCTGCTCGGTAACGGGCGAGCACTCGCTACCTGTGCTCGAGGCGGCCCACATCCGGCCCTACGCACGTGGAGGAGACCATGACGTGAAGAACGGCCTCACCCTTCGCACGGACATCCACCGGCTGTTCGATCGCGGCTACGTCACCGTGGACGAGGGCAACCGCTTCGTCGTCGGTCGCCGCCTCAAAGACCACTTCGAGAACGGCCGCTCCTACTACGGCCTGCACGGTCGTGAGCTCGACCTGCCTGCACAGCCAACCATGCGGCCCTCGCGCGAAGCACTCGCGTGGCACCGCGAGCAGGTGTTCATGGGCTGA